In Deinococcus ficus, a single window of DNA contains:
- a CDS encoding S8 family serine peptidase, whose product MNTSFLSSEAPAHIIVFRKVTPENVQLLARVLDATPQPADADVQSVTRTVLSLRNGVHARVYNQLGIAVATLTPEQIYELRQLGDILTITPDEERRLPEVRPVPVTDEESTALQITLHPAELLADPQSDVVPVARAEGTFRQIGLDPADLTLTGRNVRVAVLDTGVDLTHPDLNVQVENTRSFIAEEPEIDDHHGHGTHCAGVIAGSAAPVGGVRYGVAPDVTLFVAKVLNKEGRGRDSGILDAIDWAAAQGAEVISLSLGSPRSKGSSFSARYEALASRLLDRGVLLVAATGNDSARPDHISAVGNPAACPSVLAVTAVDHRDRISTFGGADVDGIGLVDLAAPGVGVLSAWPGGGVQRLSGTSMATPHVAGVAALYLQVDATCTGAALWRRLTDRARPVAGLSQADAGAGIVQAP is encoded by the coding sequence ATGAACACTTCCTTTCTCTCGTCGGAAGCTCCCGCCCACATCATCGTCTTCCGGAAGGTCACGCCGGAGAACGTCCAGCTGCTCGCCCGGGTGCTGGACGCCACGCCGCAACCGGCCGACGCGGACGTGCAGAGCGTCACCCGCACCGTCCTGAGTCTGCGCAACGGCGTGCATGCGCGCGTGTACAACCAGCTCGGCATCGCCGTGGCCACGCTGACCCCTGAGCAGATCTACGAACTGCGCCAGCTCGGCGACATTCTGACCATCACGCCGGACGAGGAGCGCCGCCTGCCGGAGGTGCGGCCGGTGCCCGTGACGGACGAGGAAAGCACCGCCCTGCAGATCACCCTGCACCCGGCGGAGCTGCTCGCGGACCCGCAGTCGGACGTGGTGCCGGTCGCGCGGGCCGAGGGGACCTTCCGGCAGATCGGCCTGGACCCCGCGGACCTGACCCTCACCGGCCGGAATGTGCGGGTGGCGGTGCTTGACACTGGGGTGGACCTGACCCACCCGGACCTGAACGTGCAGGTGGAGAACACCCGGAGTTTCATCGCCGAGGAACCGGAGATCGACGACCACCACGGGCACGGCACGCACTGCGCCGGGGTCATCGCCGGGAGCGCCGCGCCGGTGGGCGGCGTGCGGTATGGCGTGGCCCCGGACGTGACGCTGTTCGTCGCGAAGGTCCTGAACAAAGAAGGCCGGGGCCGCGACTCCGGAATTCTCGACGCCATCGACTGGGCGGCGGCGCAGGGGGCCGAGGTGATCTCCCTGAGCCTGGGCTCCCCGCGCAGCAAGGGCAGTTCGTTCAGCGCGCGGTACGAGGCGCTGGCCAGCCGCCTGCTCGACCGCGGCGTGCTGCTCGTGGCGGCCACCGGCAACGACAGCGCGCGGCCGGACCACATCAGCGCCGTGGGCAACCCTGCCGCGTGCCCGTCGGTGCTGGCCGTCACGGCCGTCGACCATCGGGACCGCATCTCCACCTTCGGCGGCGCGGACGTGGACGGGATCGGCCTGGTGGACCTCGCCGCGCCGGGCGTGGGCGTGCTGAGCGCCTGGCCGGGCGGCGGGGTGCAGCGCCTGAGCGGAACGAGCATGGCCACGCCGCACGTGGCGGGCGTGGCGGCGCTGTACCTGCAGGTGGACGCCACCTGCACGGGCGCGGCCCTGTGGCGGCGGCTGACGGACCGCGCGCGGCCGGTCGCGGGCCTCAGCCAGGCGGACGCGGGCGCGGGCATCGTGCAGGCCCCCTAA
- a CDS encoding EAL domain-containing protein, producing the protein MTCAHTDARQHAGQILKTDPADCLALTQALLEDLPCGAPDCAADLCLLAADAALRCGERDLSSAFLEQVTPTTAGGHVRSLLLRAQLAQGSGQVTQAAVYVQRAAQAARDAGLRGEEGDALSLLAQMQHRAGKSNEALHLLARVLTLRQADGNVDAEIRALCDQVVILNSQGRLRESLELLDAAQRRLPDCTDPLESALLVHANLGVLHEQAGQYGAAHAQFTQALDVAQRAGNQPESITMALKAGGMAHKLGHLDEAAELLTVALEGAREMGSTNEQSTALQTLGMILAAQGRGPEAAEAFQEAESLAEASGDVDRQLEILLGRATHHLDHQQPTLAGAPLKRALMLAEQAERTREMLQAHELLAQLYEDDAPREAIAHLKSAAHLSDQLRDVVLAQQARELTTQAELSSARRAVWHERQLRLASEQARTDAIAALDRERFYDDLTGLPNRLLMRVLLSQVAEQTTRGGQGVSVAILDIHRFKQVNDALGPAGGDELLRAVAGRLKAGLTKGEVLARTGSNEFVVLLLGETLEMRERRAATLLAALRENFRVHGLPVSVQGSLGIAHHPHDGTDPDELLRAAHIALDDAREQGHALARYQGGGEERQATLHFEAALADALNQGEFDLHYQPITDAASGLVRGAEALLRWHNPELGFRSPAEFIPVLERTGLIVPVGAWVLHEACRRASTWGGVPVAVNLSARQFQQGDLLGTVRSALQGSGLPPECLKLEITESLMIQSPERVQEILLGLRQMGVQVMLDDFGTGYSNLSLLRNIPVSGLKIDRSFVTALERGENASAQAMIRAIVQLSEALGLDTVAEGVEHAEEHQLLRDLGVTLLQGYHFAPPSATWNPEPHCPSGVVAAV; encoded by the coding sequence ATGACCTGTGCCCACACTGACGCCCGGCAGCACGCCGGGCAGATCCTCAAAACCGACCCGGCCGACTGTCTGGCCCTCACCCAGGCGCTGCTCGAAGACCTGCCGTGCGGGGCACCCGACTGCGCGGCGGACCTGTGCCTGCTGGCCGCGGACGCGGCGCTGCGCTGCGGGGAGCGGGACCTCAGCAGCGCCTTCCTGGAACAGGTCACGCCCACCACGGCCGGGGGGCACGTCCGGTCCCTGCTGCTGCGCGCCCAGCTTGCGCAGGGGTCCGGGCAGGTCACGCAGGCCGCCGTGTACGTGCAGCGGGCCGCGCAGGCCGCGCGGGACGCCGGCCTGCGCGGGGAGGAAGGCGACGCGTTGAGCCTGCTCGCGCAGATGCAGCACCGGGCGGGAAAGAGCAATGAGGCCCTGCACCTGCTTGCCCGGGTGCTGACGCTGCGCCAGGCGGATGGGAACGTGGACGCGGAGATCCGGGCCCTGTGTGACCAGGTGGTCATCCTCAACAGTCAGGGAAGGTTGCGGGAGTCGCTGGAGTTGCTGGACGCCGCGCAGCGGCGCCTCCCGGACTGCACGGACCCACTGGAGAGTGCGCTGCTCGTGCATGCGAACCTGGGGGTGCTGCACGAGCAGGCGGGGCAGTACGGGGCTGCCCACGCGCAGTTCACGCAGGCGCTGGACGTCGCCCAGCGCGCCGGGAACCAGCCGGAGAGCATCACCATGGCGCTGAAGGCCGGGGGCATGGCGCACAAACTCGGGCATTTGGACGAGGCTGCGGAGCTCCTGACCGTGGCGCTGGAAGGCGCGCGGGAGATGGGCTCCACCAACGAGCAGTCCACGGCCCTGCAGACCCTCGGGATGATCCTGGCCGCGCAGGGGCGGGGACCGGAGGCCGCAGAGGCGTTCCAGGAGGCCGAGTCGCTCGCGGAGGCCAGTGGGGACGTGGACCGGCAACTGGAGATTCTGCTCGGTCGCGCCACGCACCACCTCGACCACCAGCAGCCGACGCTCGCCGGGGCGCCGCTGAAACGCGCATTGATGCTCGCGGAGCAGGCCGAACGCACGCGGGAGATGCTGCAGGCCCATGAGCTGCTCGCCCAGTTGTACGAGGACGACGCCCCCCGGGAGGCGATCGCCCACCTGAAGAGCGCGGCGCACCTGAGCGACCAGTTGCGGGACGTGGTGCTCGCGCAGCAGGCCCGGGAGCTGACCACGCAGGCGGAACTGAGCAGCGCGAGGCGGGCGGTGTGGCATGAACGGCAGCTGCGCCTGGCGAGCGAGCAGGCCCGCACGGACGCCATTGCCGCGCTGGACCGGGAACGCTTCTACGACGACCTCACGGGCCTGCCGAACCGCCTCTTGATGCGGGTGCTGCTGTCTCAGGTGGCCGAGCAGACCACCCGGGGCGGGCAGGGCGTCAGCGTCGCCATCCTCGACATTCACCGCTTCAAGCAGGTCAACGACGCCCTCGGACCGGCCGGTGGGGATGAACTGCTGCGCGCGGTCGCCGGGCGGCTCAAGGCGGGCCTGACCAAAGGGGAAGTCCTGGCCCGGACGGGGAGCAACGAGTTCGTCGTGCTGCTGCTCGGCGAGACGCTGGAGATGCGCGAGAGGCGCGCCGCAACGCTCCTGGCGGCCCTGCGGGAGAACTTCCGGGTGCACGGCCTGCCGGTCAGCGTGCAGGGCAGCCTCGGAATCGCGCACCACCCGCACGACGGCACCGACCCGGACGAGCTGCTCCGCGCGGCGCACATCGCGCTGGACGACGCCCGCGAGCAGGGCCACGCGCTCGCCCGGTACCAGGGCGGTGGGGAGGAACGCCAGGCGACCTTGCATTTCGAGGCCGCACTTGCGGACGCGCTGAATCAGGGGGAGTTCGACCTGCACTACCAGCCGATCACTGACGCCGCTTCAGGACTGGTCCGGGGCGCGGAGGCGCTGCTGCGGTGGCACAACCCCGAGCTGGGCTTCCGGAGTCCGGCCGAGTTCATCCCGGTGCTGGAACGCACCGGCCTGATCGTCCCGGTCGGCGCGTGGGTGCTGCATGAAGCCTGCCGCCGTGCGAGCACCTGGGGCGGCGTGCCGGTCGCCGTGAATCTCTCCGCCCGGCAGTTCCAGCAGGGGGACCTGCTCGGCACCGTCCGCTCAGCCCTGCAGGGCAGTGGACTGCCGCCGGAGTGCCTCAAGCTGGAGATCACCGAGTCGCTGATGATCCAGTCCCCCGAGCGCGTGCAGGAGATCCTGCTGGGCCTGCGGCAGATGGGCGTGCAGGTCATGCTCGACGACTTCGGCACCGGGTACTCGAACCTCAGCCTGCTGCGGAACATCCCCGTCAGCGGCCTGAAGATCGACCGGTCCTTCGTCACCGCCCTCGAACGCGGGGAGAACGCGAGCGCGCAGGCGATGATCCGCGCGATCGTGCAGCTCAGCGAGGCGCTGGGCCTGGACACCGTCGCTGAGGGGGTCGAGCACGCCGAGGAGCACCAGCTGCTGCGGGATCTCGGCGTCACCCTGTTGCAGGGGTACCACTTCGCCCCGCCGAGCGCCACGTGGAACCCGGAGCCGCACTGTCCCTCAGGGGTGGTCGCGGCCGTATGA
- a CDS encoding HNH endonuclease → MTSAHPTPGPAPRLSCELVPASSWGHNLRSVLSSAGWNSLRRACYARAQGRCECCGRQDRLEAHERWAYDEARALQVLTALVALCPRCHEVKHLGRALQTGRGRDAARWLMQVNGWTPDATNAHIKQAFADWERRSQLAWTLDLTQVGLGRIPPGAP, encoded by the coding sequence ATGACCTCAGCCCACCCCACGCCCGGCCCGGCACCGCGCCTCAGTTGCGAACTCGTTCCGGCGAGCAGCTGGGGGCACAACCTCCGCAGCGTCCTGAGCAGCGCCGGCTGGAACAGCCTCCGGCGGGCGTGTTACGCCCGGGCGCAGGGCCGCTGCGAGTGCTGCGGCCGGCAGGACCGGCTCGAAGCGCACGAACGCTGGGCGTATGACGAGGCCCGCGCGCTGCAGGTCCTCACTGCCCTGGTCGCGCTCTGCCCGCGCTGTCACGAGGTCAAGCACCTCGGCCGCGCCCTTCAGACCGGCCGGGGCCGGGACGCGGCGCGCTGGCTGATGCAGGTCAACGGCTGGACGCCGGACGCCACCAACGCCCACATCAAGCAGGCCTTCGCGGACTGGGAGCGGCGCAGTCAGCTGGCCTGGACGCTCGACCTCACCCAGGTCGGGCTCGGACGCATTCCCCCAGGAGCGCCATGA
- the lepB gene encoding signal peptidase I, protein MTDSPKPRSRPLRRLWKEWLEPVALAVVLTQFGATAVGVDGVSMMPGLRDHERLIVPKYETWLHRAGIGEFQRGDILVFKPSRAVAAQVPHLNREVLGGAWTYRPFLIKRLIGLPGDRVRVTAGEVYVNGAHLDSAWTTGYWQEQGCWDTESDLANRAASARDGVLTDAPEITVPEGHYFVMGDNRTARGSEDSRAFGPVPRADVAGRAAVVIWPPLRSENVRFDCAGLKVQDFSGAKVRNVRMLDRPTGFSAVPAPR, encoded by the coding sequence ATGACTGACTCCCCCAAGCCGCGGTCCCGTCCCCTGCGCCGTCTCTGGAAGGAGTGGCTCGAACCCGTCGCGCTCGCCGTGGTCCTCACGCAGTTCGGGGCGACCGCCGTCGGCGTGGACGGGGTGAGCATGATGCCGGGCCTGCGCGACCACGAGCGGCTGATCGTGCCGAAGTACGAGACGTGGCTGCATAGGGCCGGGATCGGGGAGTTCCAGCGGGGCGACATCCTGGTCTTCAAGCCGTCCCGCGCGGTGGCCGCGCAGGTGCCGCACCTGAACCGCGAGGTCCTGGGCGGCGCGTGGACGTACCGGCCGTTCCTGATCAAACGCCTGATCGGCCTCCCCGGGGACCGGGTACGCGTCACCGCCGGCGAGGTGTACGTGAACGGCGCCCACCTGGATTCCGCGTGGACGACCGGATACTGGCAGGAGCAGGGCTGCTGGGACACGGAAAGCGACCTCGCCAATCGGGCCGCATCTGCCCGGGACGGCGTGCTGACCGACGCCCCGGAGATCACCGTGCCCGAAGGTCACTACTTCGTGATGGGCGACAACCGCACCGCGCGCGGCAGCGAGGACTCCCGCGCGTTCGGGCCGGTCCCGCGGGCGGACGTCGCGGGGCGCGCGGCGGTCGTGATCTGGCCACCCCTGCGGTCTGAGAACGTCCGGTTCGACTGCGCGGGCCTGAAGGTCCAGGACTTCAGTGGGGCGAAAGTCCGCAACGTCCGCATGCTGGACCGCCCAACCGGCTTCTCGGCCGTGCCCGCGCCGCGCTGA
- a CDS encoding GGDEF domain-containing protein, translating to MTVPAAPPPGVSLQTEIDALSALQYRNPRQGLQRGLHLRREALQQGVEALAAWACQHASVCAARLQRYGLAERLNREATERFTAQDDRPGLLSAENLRGILAQERAQFRQAYGHFHHVLLGSREAGLNEMYGKALNNLSLAAQGMGDLDAALDWSLQSLTFAEAQGNWETYTLTLINRANLYLEVGHIDAARQAAEDGVRAARALQRPATLATTLNNLSVALHRDGRYQTALAAAQESLEIEQSLGNGIGVACATTQIGLVQMELGMHQASAQTLLDARRLTEGCPDPALELEVLTLLGTLHVRMGEWRRARDWLAQAERFAQEHQDDAGLQAVLDVRARLEERAGDHALALRTFKRFHVLDRKATERRHNQRTQALLLTHEIREHRRRNEELTAANAHLTHAANHDSLTGSLNRRAFLQASRPRLAERGHHSVVLIDIDHFKGINDTFGHQTGDEVLRQVVQVITGCIRDGDLLCRWGGEEFILLLPHTTPAQAVGTCERLRVRFRTFAWATGRPVTASFGVSRQASHDLDTLVGEADQALYAAKEAGRDRACLFPEVRG from the coding sequence ATGACTGTTCCTGCCGCGCCACCCCCCGGTGTTTCCCTTCAGACTGAGATCGACGCGCTCAGCGCCCTGCAGTACCGCAACCCCCGCCAGGGCCTCCAGCGTGGCCTGCACCTGCGCCGGGAGGCGCTCCAGCAGGGCGTGGAGGCGCTGGCGGCCTGGGCGTGCCAGCACGCGAGTGTCTGCGCCGCGCGGCTGCAACGGTACGGCCTGGCAGAACGCCTCAACCGCGAGGCGACGGAGCGCTTCACGGCGCAGGACGACCGGCCCGGCCTGCTGAGTGCGGAGAACCTGCGCGGCATCCTCGCGCAGGAACGCGCGCAGTTCCGGCAGGCGTACGGGCACTTCCACCACGTGCTGCTCGGCAGCCGCGAGGCGGGCCTGAACGAGATGTACGGCAAGGCCCTGAACAACCTGTCCCTGGCCGCGCAGGGCATGGGGGATCTCGACGCCGCGCTGGACTGGAGCCTGCAGAGCCTGACGTTCGCTGAGGCGCAGGGCAACTGGGAGACGTACACGCTGACGTTGATCAACCGCGCGAACCTCTACCTCGAAGTGGGGCACATCGACGCGGCGCGGCAGGCGGCCGAGGACGGCGTGCGGGCCGCCCGGGCCCTGCAGCGGCCGGCGACGCTGGCGACGACCCTGAACAACCTGAGTGTCGCCCTGCACAGGGACGGGCGGTACCAGACGGCGCTGGCAGCGGCGCAGGAGAGTCTGGAGATCGAGCAGTCACTCGGGAACGGCATCGGAGTGGCGTGCGCCACCACCCAGATCGGGCTGGTGCAGATGGAGCTCGGCATGCACCAGGCGAGCGCGCAGACGCTACTGGACGCGCGGCGCCTGACCGAGGGGTGCCCTGACCCGGCGCTGGAACTCGAGGTGCTCACGCTGCTCGGGACGCTGCACGTGCGCATGGGCGAGTGGCGCCGCGCCCGGGACTGGCTGGCGCAGGCGGAGCGGTTTGCACAGGAGCACCAGGACGACGCGGGCCTGCAGGCGGTGCTGGACGTCCGGGCCCGGCTGGAGGAACGCGCCGGGGACCACGCGCTGGCCCTGCGGACCTTCAAACGCTTTCACGTGCTGGACCGGAAGGCCACGGAACGCCGGCACAACCAGCGTACTCAGGCGCTGCTGCTCACGCACGAGATCCGCGAGCACCGCCGGCGCAACGAGGAGCTCACCGCCGCGAACGCGCACCTCACCCACGCCGCCAACCACGACAGCCTGACCGGGAGCCTCAACCGCCGCGCGTTCCTTCAGGCCAGCCGCCCCCGCCTCGCCGAGCGCGGGCATCACAGCGTCGTCCTGATCGACATCGACCACTTCAAAGGGATCAACGATACGTTCGGTCACCAGACCGGGGACGAGGTGCTCCGGCAGGTGGTGCAGGTCATCACCGGCTGCATCCGCGACGGGGACCTGCTGTGCCGCTGGGGCGGGGAGGAGTTCATCCTCCTGCTGCCGCACACCACCCCGGCGCAGGCCGTGGGGACCTGTGAGCGGCTGCGGGTCCGGTTCCGGACGTTCGCGTGGGCGACCGGGCGGCCCGTCACCGCGAGTTTCGGCGTGAGCCGGCAGGCCAGTCACGACCTGGACACCCTGGTCGGCGAGGCCGATCAGGCCCTGTACGCCGCCAAAGAAGCCGGACGGGACCGGGCCTGCCTGTTCCCGGAGGTGCGTGGGTGA
- the ligA gene encoding NAD-dependent DNA ligase LigA: MNTPTERHEHLTQRLSAANLAYHNTGESELSDHEYDTLRQELRALEAAHPTLNSGLDVVGAPADIQVMSRTHLTPMLSLGNAYALEDLQKFEAKLSNHLGSSGARQYTMELKIDGLSCNIVYRDGALLWAAPRGNGVEGDDITAQIRMLGLPERVPVQGDLEVRGEIYMPRSHLAHYNAAAREKGEREFKNARNAAVGCLRKGTPERVSLLKFAAYGVGRRPAALDTVTTQAEMLERLRALGFPTAPGTTVVSSMDEAQQAHQALSDRRAELDFDADGTVLKLNRFDLQQEAGLGSLTPHWATAYKFDMPEVSTRLRSVTFTTGRTGKITPVAELEPVDVDGSTVSRATLNNEDFITALGLHEGDTVTLRKAGSVIPEITGVITALREPGSAPVTVPFACPSCHTPLLRRQEASEGGRAQAAHHCVNAECPAQIQARLLYATEKDVLDIQGVREAAVQGLQAAGVRTFDQLYALTEQDIAAVPLGEGRVIGAKNGAKIHAAIQESRSRDLWRFIRALSIPGTGKGTAQRLAEQYASLEELRVAALQPDAVSVFAGIRDIGAFTAGQIVEHLRGEGGRLIQALNGAGVTPTASRALSVGTGLADLKVVVTGTLSLDRSAVETWLRQHGAQVSGSVTKKTTHLLAGAGGGGKAQKAEALGVPALTEAQMAALCAERGLTFLA; the protein is encoded by the coding sequence GTGAACACACCCACCGAACGCCACGAGCACCTCACCCAGCGCCTCAGCGCCGCCAACCTCGCGTACCACAACACCGGGGAAAGTGAGCTGAGCGACCACGAGTACGACACGCTGAGGCAGGAACTGCGCGCGCTCGAAGCCGCGCATCCGACCCTAAACAGCGGCCTGGATGTCGTCGGCGCCCCTGCGGACATTCAGGTCATGTCCCGGACGCACCTGACACCCATGCTGTCTCTGGGGAACGCGTACGCGCTGGAGGACCTGCAGAAGTTCGAAGCGAAGCTGTCCAACCACCTCGGCAGCAGCGGCGCGCGGCAGTACACCATGGAGCTGAAGATCGACGGGCTCAGCTGCAACATCGTCTACCGCGACGGGGCGCTGCTCTGGGCCGCGCCGCGCGGGAACGGCGTGGAGGGGGACGACATCACCGCGCAGATCCGGATGCTGGGCCTGCCCGAGCGCGTGCCGGTGCAGGGCGACCTGGAAGTGCGGGGGGAGATCTACATGCCGCGCAGTCACCTCGCGCATTACAACGCCGCGGCCCGCGAGAAGGGCGAACGGGAGTTCAAGAACGCCCGCAACGCCGCGGTGGGCTGCCTGCGCAAAGGCACGCCGGAGCGCGTGTCCCTGCTGAAGTTCGCCGCGTACGGCGTCGGCCGCCGGCCGGCGGCGCTGGACACGGTCACCACGCAGGCGGAGATGCTGGAGCGGCTGCGGGCCCTGGGCTTCCCCACCGCGCCGGGCACCACCGTGGTGAGCAGCATGGACGAGGCGCAGCAGGCGCACCAGGCGCTCAGTGACCGCCGGGCCGAGCTGGACTTCGACGCGGACGGCACCGTGCTGAAACTCAACCGCTTCGACCTGCAGCAGGAGGCGGGCCTGGGCAGCCTCACGCCGCACTGGGCGACCGCGTACAAGTTCGACATGCCCGAAGTCAGCACGCGGCTGCGGAGCGTCACGTTCACCACCGGACGGACCGGGAAGATCACGCCCGTCGCGGAACTCGAACCGGTGGACGTGGACGGCAGCACCGTCAGCCGCGCCACGCTGAACAACGAGGACTTCATCACCGCCCTCGGCCTGCACGAGGGGGACACCGTGACCCTGCGCAAGGCCGGGAGTGTGATTCCGGAAATCACGGGCGTGATCACGGCCCTCCGGGAACCGGGCAGCGCGCCGGTGACGGTGCCGTTCGCCTGCCCGAGCTGTCACACGCCCCTGCTGCGCCGCCAGGAGGCGAGCGAGGGCGGCCGGGCGCAGGCCGCGCACCACTGCGTGAACGCCGAGTGTCCCGCGCAGATCCAGGCGCGGCTGCTGTACGCCACCGAGAAGGACGTGCTCGACATTCAGGGCGTGCGGGAGGCGGCGGTGCAGGGCCTCCAGGCGGCCGGGGTGCGGACGTTCGATCAGCTGTACGCCCTGACCGAGCAGGACATCGCGGCGGTGCCGCTCGGCGAGGGACGCGTGATCGGGGCGAAAAACGGCGCGAAGATTCACGCCGCCATTCAGGAAAGCCGGTCACGGGACCTGTGGCGCTTCATTCGCGCGCTGTCGATTCCCGGCACGGGCAAAGGCACCGCGCAGCGCCTCGCTGAGCAGTACGCCAGCCTGGAGGAACTCCGCGTCGCGGCGCTGCAACCCGACGCGGTGAGCGTCTTCGCGGGCATTCGCGACATCGGGGCGTTCACGGCCGGGCAGATCGTGGAGCACCTGCGGGGGGAAGGGGGCCGGCTGATTCAGGCCCTGAACGGGGCGGGCGTCACGCCCACCGCGAGCCGGGCGTTGAGCGTCGGGACGGGCCTGGCGGACCTGAAGGTCGTGGTGACCGGCACGCTCAGCCTGGACCGCAGCGCCGTGGAGACGTGGCTGCGTCAGCACGGCGCGCAGGTGAGCGGGAGCGTCACGAAGAAGACCACGCACCTCCTGGCCGGGGCGGGCGGGGGCGGCAAGGCGCAGAAGGCCGAGGCTCTGGGCGTGCCTGCCCTCACCGAGGCGCAGATGGCCGCGCTGTGTGCGGAGCGGGGCCTGACCTTCCTCGCGTGA
- a CDS encoding DUF2834 domain-containing protein, which translates to MSMPGVYLLLAILGAVVPYLAFVPWLGEHGLNLARLWQEIAASRLSTFAWLDVVLSVVTILVWSTAESRRLHMPPPCLPVLACFLVGASCGLPLFLYQR; encoded by the coding sequence ATGTCGATGCCCGGCGTCTACCTTCTACTGGCGATTCTTGGCGCGGTCGTCCCTTATTTGGCGTTCGTGCCGTGGCTGGGGGAACACGGCCTGAACCTCGCCCGGCTGTGGCAGGAGATCGCCGCTTCCCGCCTGTCCACCTTCGCCTGGCTGGACGTGGTGCTCAGCGTGGTGACGATCCTCGTATGGTCCACGGCGGAGTCCCGGCGCCTGCACATGCCTCCCCCGTGTCTGCCCGTCCTGGCCTGCTTCCTGGTGGGCGCGTCATGCGGCCTGCCTCTGTTCCTCTATCAGCGGTAG
- a CDS encoding branched-chain amino acid ABC transporter substrate-binding protein encodes MKRTLLSASALLTTLLGSAAHAEVIKVVSVSPLTGTRATLGVEFRRGAEMALRLHTPAFNKLGHSLKLLPLDDQGNPTRAGLLSGVLQGDNHILGIVGPQNSGVVNALAAALKPSPIAMVAPSSTNDDLTQQGWNYFNRLPSPDLAQAGVAAAFLKAKFRPRRVYVVSDNTTYGNGLTEVMQARLAAEGVKVVGFLGASTPEQIEDVLRRIKGLDADLVYFGGTDLAAAAVLKAMRKGGVTVPFAAGHGVFSAAFVEAAGDAAEGVVFSSPMAPLEKLPAAQAFLREYRARYRAEPNPRALAAFESMNVLLLATLNEIGGVKGKVPTRAQVMAAVRKVNLPACTGTGVCMNPSGPLSFDASGERRTSRVYMLEYGKGGVPELLSTETTSR; translated from the coding sequence GTGAAACGCACTCTCCTGTCCGCCAGCGCCTTGCTTACGACCCTCCTGGGCAGCGCCGCTCACGCCGAAGTCATCAAGGTGGTGTCCGTCTCCCCGCTGACGGGCACCCGCGCCACGCTGGGCGTGGAGTTCCGCCGGGGCGCGGAGATGGCCCTGCGCCTGCACACCCCGGCCTTCAACAAGCTGGGGCACAGCCTGAAGCTCCTGCCGCTGGACGATCAGGGCAACCCCACGCGGGCGGGCCTGCTGTCGGGCGTGCTGCAGGGGGACAACCACATCCTGGGCATCGTCGGTCCGCAGAACTCCGGGGTGGTGAACGCCCTGGCCGCCGCGCTGAAACCGTCGCCGATCGCGATGGTGGCGCCGTCGAGTACGAACGATGACCTCACGCAGCAGGGCTGGAACTACTTCAACCGCCTGCCGTCCCCCGACCTCGCGCAGGCGGGTGTCGCGGCGGCATTCCTGAAGGCGAAGTTCCGTCCCCGGCGCGTGTATGTCGTGTCCGACAACACGACCTACGGCAACGGCCTGACCGAGGTGATGCAGGCCCGCCTTGCGGCCGAGGGCGTCAAGGTCGTCGGCTTCCTCGGGGCGTCCACCCCGGAGCAGATCGAGGACGTCCTGCGGCGCATCAAGGGCCTGGACGCGGACCTGGTGTACTTCGGCGGCACGGACCTCGCCGCGGCCGCGGTACTGAAGGCCATGCGCAAGGGCGGCGTCACCGTGCCGTTCGCGGCCGGGCATGGGGTGTTCTCGGCGGCGTTCGTGGAAGCCGCCGGGGACGCGGCGGAGGGCGTGGTGTTCTCCTCACCGATGGCGCCGCTGGAGAAACTCCCCGCTGCGCAGGCCTTCCTTCGGGAGTACCGCGCGCGATACCGGGCGGAACCCAACCCCCGCGCCCTGGCGGCGTTCGAGTCCATGAACGTGCTGCTCCTGGCGACCCTGAACGAGATCGGCGGGGTGAAGGGCAAGGTGCCCACCCGCGCCCAGGTGATGGCGGCCGTGCGCAAGGTCAACCTCCCGGCCTGCACGGGCACCGGGGTGTGCATGAACCCGAGTGGGCCGTTGTCGTTCGACGCGTCAGGGGAGCGGCGCACGTCGCGGGTGTACATGCTGGAGTACGGCAAGGGCGGCGTGCCGGAACTGCTAAGCACCGAAACCACCAGCCGCTGA